The genomic segment AAGCTACCAAATATTTTAACAGCAATGACatgacatgatttttttttccttaaaaaaagtGCATCCCACTTCATTTGTGCGCCATATGATAACAGTGCAAGATCATACGTGATGCTTCCCGTTGCCCTTCCCTATCATACATGCAACCGCTGCCGTTCCACGCACGGTGACGATACCCTTCATGAGAGCTCCAGTTGCTCCGCCACACAGTCTGGTTTCCCTTTATAGAGGCCAGCAAACCTCGCAAACTGATTTTATCCAATGGAAGAGAGCTGTTAAGCGTTGAGAGCTTTGGCTACATCTGTGAAGACAAGACGACTGGGCCTTTGTGTTGTCCCTTGGGAGCTTGTAAGAGTCTGCAGGAAAGCGGTAGCAGGAAGCAGGAAAGCGAAAACCGTTACATTAAGATCATGTGATGACACAAGCTTTATAGTGTCATTAGtaataaaagaaagaaggacAGAAGGAAACTATACAATAGCTAAATTATTCTTTTCCCAGTAATGTTTTGCTACTTTAGGACAATAAGAGCACCTACACAGACTTAGCATTTTAGGTTTAAACTGATTCATTACTGAAACTAGAAGATTTGTACCAGAGGCCACAGACCACAGATAATGTAAATCATAAAATCCAGAATTATGAAAATACCAGCATGCATTGTAAAACCGATTGATGCTGTTATGCTGGTTGTTTTACACAgccaaaataaagttttgataAAAATATTAAGTTTTAGAAGCCATTTTTAGGCTTTCAAATGCATTTAATGCACAACATCAACAAGGACACAGTGGGATAGATTTAGTCGACACGTATGAGATACATCTGAAAactctgaaaatgtgtttgcttCATGTGGCCCCTGGGGTAGTTTATGTGTAAGTATATAGTTGAAAGAGTGTGAAGGAAAGCATGTGAAAGGTAATATGAATGTAGGTTCAAAGGAAAAGGCAGTGTGATGTAGCACTGTTTGTCCTTCATGTATATACTCTAATGCAGATTAAGTCTATGAATTTAGGGTTGTAGTTTTATTTGAGATACAGATACAAAGACAGCATGAAAGAATAAGGGTAGTGAGGAAAGAAATGGAGAAATGGTTGAAATGACACACAGGCGATACTTTACCATTTTTGGCCTTTTACAACTATGCCATTGTCAAAACTTCAAAggaattaaagaaaataaagaattatGACAACGAAAACACTTAATAGGGAAGCAACCTCAtaagaaaaacatacaaaaaatctGCACTGAAATCTTCAGattatacataaaaataaacacaaacagtaaaaaagaaaaactgctacTTGGAAAAACTGTCAGTCCTACCTTGGCGTTGGGCCCTGTGATGCTGCCTTCCCGGCCGTGATCCAGTAGTTCCTGTTCCAGCAGGTCATCTTGTTCTTCAGCCGGATCGAAGTTGTACATGGGCATGAGCTGGTGTCTCAATTTCTCCAACCTGTATGATGACAGGTTAAAGATGAGTAAGAGGGAAAAGGCTGTGAAATTAACATAATAATCATGTTGAACACATACTGAGCCAAATTTCTCTGTGTGATCCTAGTGGTACTAATTTGAGCAAATGATTTGCTTTTTTCAGGAATGATTATGCACTAGGGCTCAATGCAAGCTTAAACCAGTGAAATACCTAATAAAGATATGTTTTAGTTGAGTTAGTGGTGCATATTTTGGCACAGTGAActttgattattttctttttgtaaagaCTCAAAACAGATGGTAATCCAGCCTTGCTTGGTTGTGGCAACTTACCGCTTCCGTTTCCTGATATACAGCATCTGGAATGGAGAAGCAAAGATATGACGGAGAAAGTCAAATAACTTTTATGTTTTATACTGTGTGAAATGGTTTTGAAGAGACCATGTTAAAATGATTCCTTACTATTGCCACTGCTAAGCCAATGACTGTGATGATGCCAAAGGGTACGAGCAACATTCCCATGCCTGAGCTCTCAATCACGACTTCTGGCAACGTGGTGGCATTCAAATTGGTCTCATTTGTCGTTATAGTCACAGTCATTAACGTTCTTGAGGTGATATTGTCTCTGCTTCCAGGACTTGTCGAGAGGAAGGGAATTGTGGAGGTTGTGGGGGTTGTGGCAGTTGTTGAGAAAAAACTTGTAGTTGTCCTAGTTCCATTTGCAGCCATGGTCGAGTGTAGCTGTTTCAACCGGAGTGTGGATCTTCACTATTTGTGTAGATGCTGTTATACTGCTTAGCCTCTAGTGTGTGTCATGATCAGCAAAAGTGTCTTCGTGCTGGTCCGACATCTCCTGAGGCATTGACGCATCGTTTTTTTTGGCCATAAGATCTGTAAAATAAAACCTAACACATGAAGGAGAAGCTGATAACTATTTTGCTACAATGAATCTGTACAAGGTTTCATGTGATAAAATGAATTGAATGAACTATAACCATATTTATGAAAATGCTTACATCTTATTTTCTTATTGCTTTTGTGCACTCGTGATTTAAGTAaatctttacaaaaaaaaagcaaagaattaAACATTTCACTTTTGGAACCCTCACCCTCATATTTACTCTAACCGTGGTGATTGTGCCAGTGGGTTGTGGTAGGTGTTTTGGGCAGGATGTGGGTCGTAAACGCACAGAAGGAAATCggtatgcagaaaaaaaaagcttcatgaATTTCAGAGGAATGGTAAGCGTTCAAACTTCAATATGCACTGTGAGGAAATGTGTTGGCAGCGTATTCTAACGTCAAAATCAACTTAcatccacccacacacacacacacacacacacacacgcacacactcacacaggttCCATAAATATCCTCTGCATCCAAGACTTGGTACATGTGCCTTCCACTATGCACATCCCATGAGAGTGCAAAGCAGTTTTTCCTTAAGATTTACATTATATGAGGAGTGCTAAAAGACGAACATGCTTTCCATTTTGTTATGTGGTGACACAGAAAGGCATAGACATATGATCCATTCCTCCCTCCTCATCCTGTCTGCTTGTGCTCTTAATGAGGAACATGTGCAACTGAAGCCAAccaatgaaaaacaaagactggATTCAGTCATTGCTCTTGTCCAGTTAGCAATTCCTGCACTCCACAAAGACGGAGCATGCACCATTTTACACGGTCTTTGTGAGGATGATTGTATGATTGTATTACCATGTGTTACGGATGCGTGTTAATTTTAGTTAACGTGTAGTGGATCTCAGCTGTCCTGCACTAACAGCTGAGCTATTAATCCTGCCACCAGGACCAGCTCTTACTCATGTGTCCTCTCAGATTAGAGATCCATACGTACCTTAACATACAACATGCATGCTCAGAGGTGACCTGCGGCAGACTAGGGGCAGCTAAAGACAGAGAATTTTCACTGTAAGAGGCAACATTTGCTCCAGTATttgcccctcctcctcctcctcttctgcttcccCCTTTAGCAATGCAGGTATGGCACAGGCTGTTTACATTGACAAAACAGCCATTTTCTCTGAAGATGGTTTCCACACGTCAAAGAAACCCTA from the Oreochromis aureus strain Israel breed Guangdong linkage group 5, ZZ_aureus, whole genome shotgun sequence genome contains:
- the si:ch211-161c3.5 gene encoding uncharacterized protein C3orf18, which produces MAANGTRTTTSFFSTTATTPTTSTIPFLSTSPGSRDNITSRTLMTVTITTNETNLNATTLPEVVIESSGMGMLLVPFGIITVIGLAVAIMLYIRKRKRLEKLRHQLMPMYNFDPAEEQDDLLEQELLDHGREGSITGPNAKTLTSSQGTTQRPSRLVFTDVAKALNA